In a single window of the Scyliorhinus canicula chromosome 1, sScyCan1.1, whole genome shotgun sequence genome:
- the stx11a gene encoding syntaxin-11a isoform X1, producing MPGPEPLWGVFQKIPEDSRTGTMKDRLEELIECSKSYQQQTEAEDEMDNPQESLVFECNFILQMLYKEVQQIREENGRLKVDIKRIGKQNTRFLTSMRRLSSIKRDSNSIAKDIKSRGEKLHRRLQDLRNYIEEITNTHGPNAAIVRIAQAQHFVLLNNFHDAMLEYNKEEMKQRENCKIRIQRQLEIMGKDISCNEMEDMIEQGKWDVFSGNLLSDVRGARTALSEIEQRHRELLKLEGRVREIHDLFLQMAVLVEEQSETLNNIEVNVQKIQDYVGQAKVQLKKAVEHKRNNICRQIFCCYCCCP from the coding sequence GAACAATGAAGGACAGACTTGAAGAATTGATAGAATGTTCAAAatcttatcagcagcaaacagagGCCGAAGATGAGATGGATAATCCTCAGGAAAGCTTGGTGTTTGAATGCAACTTCATTTTGCAGATGCTTTACAAGGAAGTACAGCAGATCCGAGAGGAAAATGGACGTCTGAAAGTGGACATCAAGCGCATCGGAAAGCAGAACACCCGCTTCCTCACCTCAATGCGACGACTCAGCAGCATCAAGCGAGATTCAAATTCTATTGCTAAAGACATTAAAAGCCGGGGTGAGAAGCTCCACCGCAGGCTGCAGGACCTGAGAAACTACATAGAAGAGATAACAAATACTCACGGACCCAATGCTGCCATCGTTCGTATTGCCCAGGCTCAGCACTTTGTCCTCTTGAATAATTTCCACGATGCCATGTTGGAGTACAACAAGGAGGAGATGAAGCAGCGGGAAAACTGTAAGATCCGGATCCAGCGACAGCTTGAGATCATGGGGAAGGACATTTCTTGTAACGAGATGGAGGACATGATAGAGCAGGGTAAGTGGGATGTATTCTCTGGGAACCTGCTGAGTGACGTACGTGGGGCACGGACAGCACTGTCAGAAATTGAGCAGCGGCACCGGGAGCTGCTGAAGCTGGAGGGTCGAGTCCGCGAGATTCATGACTTGTTCCTGCAGATGGCAGTGTTGGTGGAGGAACAGTCAGAGACACTCAACAACATTGAGGTAAATGTGCAGAAAATCCAAGACTACGTGGGTCAGGCAAAGGTTCAGTTGAAGAAGGCAGTGGAACacaagaggaacaacatttgtcgACAgatattctgctgttattgttgctGCCCCTGA
- the stx11a gene encoding syntaxin-11a isoform X2 translates to MKDRLEELIECSKSYQQQTEAEDEMDNPQESLVFECNFILQMLYKEVQQIREENGRLKVDIKRIGKQNTRFLTSMRRLSSIKRDSNSIAKDIKSRGEKLHRRLQDLRNYIEEITNTHGPNAAIVRIAQAQHFVLLNNFHDAMLEYNKEEMKQRENCKIRIQRQLEIMGKDISCNEMEDMIEQGKWDVFSGNLLSDVRGARTALSEIEQRHRELLKLEGRVREIHDLFLQMAVLVEEQSETLNNIEVNVQKIQDYVGQAKVQLKKAVEHKRNNICRQIFCCYCCCP, encoded by the coding sequence ATGAAGGACAGACTTGAAGAATTGATAGAATGTTCAAAatcttatcagcagcaaacagagGCCGAAGATGAGATGGATAATCCTCAGGAAAGCTTGGTGTTTGAATGCAACTTCATTTTGCAGATGCTTTACAAGGAAGTACAGCAGATCCGAGAGGAAAATGGACGTCTGAAAGTGGACATCAAGCGCATCGGAAAGCAGAACACCCGCTTCCTCACCTCAATGCGACGACTCAGCAGCATCAAGCGAGATTCAAATTCTATTGCTAAAGACATTAAAAGCCGGGGTGAGAAGCTCCACCGCAGGCTGCAGGACCTGAGAAACTACATAGAAGAGATAACAAATACTCACGGACCCAATGCTGCCATCGTTCGTATTGCCCAGGCTCAGCACTTTGTCCTCTTGAATAATTTCCACGATGCCATGTTGGAGTACAACAAGGAGGAGATGAAGCAGCGGGAAAACTGTAAGATCCGGATCCAGCGACAGCTTGAGATCATGGGGAAGGACATTTCTTGTAACGAGATGGAGGACATGATAGAGCAGGGTAAGTGGGATGTATTCTCTGGGAACCTGCTGAGTGACGTACGTGGGGCACGGACAGCACTGTCAGAAATTGAGCAGCGGCACCGGGAGCTGCTGAAGCTGGAGGGTCGAGTCCGCGAGATTCATGACTTGTTCCTGCAGATGGCAGTGTTGGTGGAGGAACAGTCAGAGACACTCAACAACATTGAGGTAAATGTGCAGAAAATCCAAGACTACGTGGGTCAGGCAAAGGTTCAGTTGAAGAAGGCAGTGGAACacaagaggaacaacatttgtcgACAgatattctgctgttattgttgctGCCCCTGA